From Pseudomonas alcaligenes, a single genomic window includes:
- a CDS encoding OprD family porin, whose protein sequence is MYMNKLSMLTLAIAAATTQLAHAAEVVDDDSKAVGTELLAQGLQDSSQAQSRGFVEDAKLTLLSRNMVFYKNLRNNDAAAQNYRSDWSQAEMLTYTSGYTQGTVGVGLDAFANGAVRLNGGGGTGGSSNLPVDGSHCDENAFGETISCQGQDSYGMVGGAVKLRISETELKVGDLNPQSPVFGTWDGYLMPAHTNGVMFSSNEIKDLALQGGHFTSGNAENSSNRDGNLGTIYGYTRVDRADYIGGDYTFSETLSGGLHAANFEDVWHQYYADLYHFLALGEGTSLLTSFNYYKTDDAGDARAGEINNDSFSVSLALTTGAHTFTFAHQRINGDTPFDYLGISGFDGADNGVNGANPLGAYNGGGSIWLANSSQWCDFNAPGEKSYKLQYDLDASSLGVPGLSFMARYVTGKDSDGSGADPTGAYAWEAGVVDGEEWERDIQVAYVVQDGSAKGLSFKLRQATYRGNSAANLNAGDDNEEVRFITEYPLDIL, encoded by the coding sequence ATGTACATGAACAAGTTGAGCATGCTCACGCTCGCCATCGCGGCGGCAACCACCCAGTTGGCCCATGCCGCGGAAGTGGTCGACGATGACTCCAAGGCTGTGGGTACCGAACTGCTGGCCCAGGGCCTGCAGGACTCCAGCCAGGCGCAGTCCAGGGGCTTTGTGGAAGACGCCAAGCTGACCCTGCTGAGCCGCAACATGGTGTTCTACAAGAACCTCCGCAACAACGATGCGGCCGCCCAGAACTACCGCAGCGACTGGTCCCAGGCGGAAATGCTGACCTACACCTCGGGTTATACCCAGGGCACGGTTGGCGTCGGTCTCGACGCCTTTGCCAATGGTGCCGTGCGCCTCAACGGTGGCGGCGGTACCGGTGGCAGCAGCAACCTGCCCGTCGACGGCAGTCACTGTGACGAGAATGCCTTCGGCGAGACGATCAGCTGCCAGGGCCAGGACAGCTACGGCATGGTCGGCGGTGCGGTGAAACTGCGCATTTCCGAGACCGAGCTGAAAGTCGGTGACCTCAATCCGCAGAGCCCGGTGTTCGGCACCTGGGACGGCTACCTGATGCCGGCGCACACCAATGGGGTGATGTTCAGCAGCAACGAGATCAAGGATCTGGCTCTGCAGGGCGGTCACTTCACTTCGGGCAACGCCGAAAACAGCAGCAACCGCGACGGCAACCTGGGCACCATCTACGGCTATACCCGGGTCGATCGCGCCGACTATATCGGCGGCGATTACACCTTCAGCGAAACCTTGTCGGGCGGCCTGCATGCGGCCAACTTCGAGGATGTCTGGCATCAGTATTACGCCGACCTCTACCACTTCCTGGCGCTGGGCGAGGGCACCTCGCTGCTGACCAGCTTCAACTACTACAAGACCGACGATGCCGGCGACGCGCGGGCGGGCGAGATCAACAACGACTCGTTCAGTGTGTCCCTGGCGCTGACCACCGGGGCGCACACCTTCACCTTCGCCCATCAGCGCATCAACGGCGACACCCCGTTCGATTACCTGGGCATCAGCGGTTTTGACGGCGCCGATAACGGCGTCAACGGTGCCAACCCGCTGGGTGCCTACAACGGCGGCGGCTCGATCTGGCTGGCCAACTCCTCGCAGTGGTGTGACTTCAACGCCCCGGGCGAGAAGTCCTACAAGCTGCAGTACGACCTCGATGCCAGCAGCCTGGGTGTGCCGGGGCTGAGCTTCATGGCGCGCTATGTCACCGGCAAGGATTCCGATGGCAGCGGCGCCGACCCGACCGGCGCCTATGCCTGGGAAGCCGGGGTGGTCGATGGCGAGGAGTGGGAGCGCGACATCCAGGTCGCCTACGTGGTGCAGGACGGCTCGGCCAAGGGACTGTCCTTCAAGTTGCGCCAGGCCACCTACCGGGGCAACAGCGCGGCCAACCTCAACGCCGGCGATGACAACGAGGAAGTGCGTTTCATCACCGAGTATCCCCTGGACATTCTGTAG
- a CDS encoding NTP transferase domain-containing protein, with protein MSNSPAFPTLALILAAGQGTRMRSNLPKVMHQVGNRPLLGHVLATAEQAGIEHLAVVLGPDSPAVFDYVQQVAPRARRFVQRERLGTAHAVLAARPALQAHAEGCVLVLFGDSPLIGVHTLERLRQTLIDGAAVAVAGFTTEQPGPYGRLLVEEGRLKAIREAKDASPEELAINLCNGGVMGFRADHCLWLLERIGNANAQGEYYLTDAVELANAAGLAVVAVEVEEEEILGVNDREQLHAAEQVFQRRRRSRAMREGVTLAAADTVYFSADTELEADVRIEPCVVFGPGVRVGRGAHIAAFSRLEHIRIEAAATA; from the coding sequence ATGAGCAACAGCCCTGCATTTCCCACCCTGGCCCTGATCCTCGCCGCCGGCCAAGGCACGCGCATGCGTTCCAACCTGCCCAAGGTCATGCACCAGGTCGGCAACCGTCCGCTGCTCGGCCATGTGCTGGCCACCGCCGAGCAGGCCGGCATCGAGCACCTGGCCGTGGTCCTCGGCCCGGACAGCCCGGCGGTGTTCGACTACGTGCAGCAGGTGGCACCGCGTGCACGGCGCTTCGTCCAGCGTGAGCGCCTGGGCACCGCCCATGCGGTGCTGGCCGCCCGCCCGGCGTTGCAGGCGCATGCCGAGGGTTGCGTGCTGGTGCTGTTCGGCGACTCGCCACTGATCGGCGTGCACACCCTCGAGCGTCTGCGCCAGACCCTGATCGACGGCGCCGCGGTGGCGGTGGCCGGCTTTACCACCGAGCAGCCCGGCCCCTACGGTCGCCTGCTGGTGGAGGAGGGCCGGCTGAAGGCCATCCGCGAGGCCAAGGACGCCAGCCCGGAAGAACTGGCGATCAACCTGTGCAACGGCGGGGTGATGGGCTTTCGCGCCGACCACTGCCTGTGGCTGCTCGAGCGCATCGGCAATGCCAACGCCCAGGGCGAGTACTACCTCACCGACGCGGTGGAGCTGGCCAATGCCGCCGGCCTGGCGGTGGTGGCGGTGGAGGTCGAGGAAGAGGAAATCCTCGGGGTCAACGACCGCGAACAACTGCATGCCGCCGAGCAGGTATTCCAGCGCCGCCGGCGCAGCCGGGCGATGCGCGAGGGGGTGACCCTGGCCGCCGCCGACACCGTGTATTTCAGCGCCGACACCGAGCTGGAGGCCGATGTGCGCATCGAGCCCTGCGTGGTCTTCGGCCCCGGCGTGCGGGTGGGGCGCGGCGCACACATCGCCGCCTTCAGTCGCCTGGAACATATCCGTATCGAAGCGGCCGCCACGGCCTGA
- a CDS encoding aldehyde dehydrogenase family protein: MDIYQHLYIDGQWTLPIQGGSFASLDPSDESLLAQVPAATAEDVDRAVRAARRAFDDGPWPRLSGAQRGEVLRAIAAGIRRRLPQLARLEVRDNGKPLPEAEWDLGDAAGCFDYYADLAEAADRAPRQGIALADERFSSWVEREPVGVVGAIIPWNFPLLMAAWKVAPALAAGCCIVLKPSELTPLTALELAAIVHEAGVPAGVFNLVTGLGADAGAPLAEHPLVDKLAFTGSVPTGRRVMQAASREIKNLSLELGGKSPFIVFADSDIAAAVEWILFGIFWNQGQVCSATSRVLVQRALYPALLERLVAETAKIRIGNGLEAGVLLGPLVSLGQYEKVLAAIESGRASGARLLHGGERPAGLEQGYYLSPTIFADVPTDSDIWREEIFGPVVCLRAFDDEAEALRLANDSPFGLAAAVMSRDLPRAERVARRLRAGIVWINCSQPTFTEAPWGGYKQSGIGRELGQWGFDSYREVKQITRYDSDQPWGWYIK, translated from the coding sequence ATGGATATCTATCAGCACCTGTACATCGACGGGCAGTGGACGCTGCCGATCCAGGGCGGCAGCTTCGCCAGCCTCGATCCGAGCGACGAGAGCCTGCTGGCCCAGGTGCCGGCGGCCACCGCCGAGGACGTCGACCGGGCCGTGCGCGCGGCTCGCCGCGCCTTCGATGATGGCCCCTGGCCGCGCCTGTCCGGCGCCCAGCGCGGCGAGGTGCTGCGCGCCATCGCTGCCGGCATTCGCCGCCGCCTGCCGCAGCTGGCGCGCCTGGAAGTGCGCGACAACGGCAAGCCGTTGCCCGAGGCCGAGTGGGACCTGGGCGATGCCGCCGGTTGCTTCGACTATTACGCCGACCTGGCCGAGGCCGCCGACCGCGCGCCACGGCAGGGCATCGCCCTGGCCGACGAGCGCTTCAGCTCCTGGGTCGAGCGCGAGCCGGTGGGCGTGGTGGGCGCCATCATTCCGTGGAACTTCCCGCTGCTGATGGCCGCCTGGAAGGTCGCCCCGGCGCTGGCCGCCGGCTGCTGCATCGTCCTCAAACCGTCCGAGCTGACGCCGCTGACGGCCCTGGAGCTGGCCGCCATCGTCCACGAGGCGGGGGTGCCGGCCGGGGTGTTCAACCTGGTCACCGGCCTCGGCGCCGACGCCGGCGCGCCGCTGGCCGAGCACCCGCTGGTGGACAAGCTGGCCTTCACCGGCAGCGTGCCGACCGGGCGCCGGGTGATGCAGGCCGCCTCCCGCGAGATCAAGAACCTCAGCCTGGAGCTGGGTGGCAAGTCGCCCTTTATCGTGTTCGCCGACAGCGACATCGCGGCGGCGGTGGAGTGGATCCTGTTCGGCATCTTCTGGAACCAGGGCCAGGTCTGCTCGGCCACCTCGCGGGTGCTGGTGCAGCGTGCGCTGTACCCGGCGCTGCTCGAACGGCTGGTCGCGGAGACGGCCAAGATCCGTATCGGCAACGGCCTGGAGGCGGGCGTGCTGCTTGGCCCGCTGGTCAGCCTCGGGCAGTACGAAAAGGTGCTGGCCGCCATCGAGTCCGGCCGCGCCAGCGGTGCACGCCTGCTGCACGGCGGCGAGCGCCCGGCCGGGCTGGAGCAGGGCTACTACCTAAGCCCGACGATCTTCGCCGACGTGCCCACCGATAGCGACATCTGGCGCGAGGAAATCTTCGGCCCGGTGGTCTGCCTGCGCGCCTTCGACGACGAGGCCGAGGCCCTGCGCCTGGCCAACGATTCGCCCTTCGGCCTGGCGGCGGCGGTGATGTCGCGCGACCTGCCGCGCGCCGAGCGGGTGGCTCGGCGCCTGCGCGCCGGCATCGTGTGGATCAACTGTTCGCAGCCGACCTTCACCGAGGCGCCCTGGGGTGGCTACAAGCAGAGCGGCATCGGCCGCGAGCTGGGCCAGTGGGGTTTCGACAGCTACCGCGAGGTGAAACAGATCACCCGTTACGACAGCGACCAGCCCTGGGGCTGGTACATCAAGTGA